A single Carnobacterium alterfunditum DSM 5972 DNA region contains:
- a CDS encoding DUF72 domain-containing protein: MISIGLTGWSDHDLLTIRTSKRLEDYSSHFPFVELDTSFYAIPPAKNILSWIEKTPAAFQFIPKAFQAMTLHKNWVKFFPTEQQMFDHFIATFEPMITAGRIKTFLFQFPPYFDCTTEHVQYLRKVRQFMGELPVAIEFRHSSWFSDTNKENTLAFLTKNNFIHTVVDQPQTPGNSVPLVPKGTHAELTLFRLHGRNYEGWLDASGPNWRKKRTLYDYSSAELDEFVSIIHQLEKDSKEVAVIFNNNSGGHAAKNAKQLQKKLELTFDHLAPQQTELNLFEEDF; encoded by the coding sequence ATGATTTCTATTGGCCTAACGGGTTGGTCTGATCATGATTTACTGACTATTCGAACATCTAAACGATTGGAAGATTATAGTTCTCATTTTCCATTTGTAGAATTGGACACTAGCTTTTATGCCATTCCACCTGCTAAAAATATTTTATCCTGGATTGAAAAAACACCCGCTGCTTTTCAATTTATCCCAAAGGCTTTTCAAGCCATGACTTTACACAAAAACTGGGTGAAATTTTTCCCGACTGAGCAGCAGATGTTCGATCATTTTATTGCTACCTTCGAACCTATGATCACAGCCGGTCGGATCAAAACTTTTTTATTTCAGTTTCCGCCTTATTTTGATTGTACGACAGAACACGTTCAGTATTTAAGAAAAGTACGACAGTTTATGGGTGAGCTGCCTGTGGCTATTGAGTTCCGTCATTCCAGTTGGTTCAGTGATACTAATAAAGAAAATACCCTGGCCTTTTTAACGAAAAACAACTTTATTCATACAGTTGTTGATCAACCTCAAACTCCTGGGAATAGTGTTCCTTTAGTCCCCAAAGGAACGCATGCAGAATTAACATTATTTCGCTTACATGGGCGAAACTATGAAGGCTGGTTGGATGCAAGCGGACCAAATTGGCGAAAAAAAAGAACGCTTTACGATTATAGTTCTGCTGAATTAGATGAGTTTGTATCAATTATTCATCAATTAGAAAAAGATTCAAAAGAAGTCGCCGTTATTTTCAACAATAACTCTGGTGGACATGCTGCTAAAAATGCAAAACAATTACAAAAAAAATTAGAGCTCACTTTTGACCACCTTGCTCCACAACAAACCGAATTAAATTTATTTGAGGAAGATTTTTAA
- a CDS encoding Cof-type HAD-IIB family hydrolase yields the protein MYKLVFFDIDGTLLTDRKKMPASAKKAIQHLKLKGIIPVIATGRAPFRIDEILASLDIQTHITLNGQYVVYEGEVIHQNPLSVESVKRLALAAEANKQQIAFCGSDEILGNSIVTFGQKGLLKKMIQQVPIAPPKKVMQLAAHYVGSSKRVRPILPHYYENRIIYQCIIHTTEKYDDYYKEAFPDCHFTRWNPYSVDVISKGVSKAVGIQKLIEHLGIDMSETVAFGDGLNDIEMLQAVGMGIAMENGRVELKKIANAITASPENDGILKGLQSLDLLP from the coding sequence ATGTATAAACTTGTATTTTTTGATATTGATGGAACACTATTGACAGATAGAAAAAAGATGCCGGCTTCTGCTAAAAAAGCCATTCAACATTTAAAATTAAAAGGCATTATACCGGTTATTGCAACTGGAAGAGCGCCTTTTAGAATTGATGAAATTTTAGCATCACTAGATATTCAAACACATATTACTTTAAATGGGCAATACGTGGTGTATGAAGGAGAAGTTATTCATCAAAATCCGTTATCGGTAGAATCTGTTAAACGATTAGCACTAGCTGCGGAAGCCAATAAGCAACAAATCGCCTTTTGTGGGAGTGATGAGATACTTGGGAATTCAATAGTCACGTTTGGGCAAAAAGGATTGTTGAAAAAAATGATCCAACAAGTTCCCATAGCACCTCCTAAAAAGGTGATGCAACTGGCTGCGCATTATGTTGGTTCATCCAAAAGAGTGAGGCCGATTTTGCCACATTATTATGAAAACCGCATCATTTATCAGTGCATTATCCACACAACAGAGAAATATGATGACTATTATAAAGAAGCTTTTCCAGATTGTCATTTTACAAGATGGAATCCTTATTCAGTAGACGTGATCTCAAAAGGGGTGTCTAAAGCGGTTGGGATACAAAAGCTGATTGAGCATCTAGGGATCGATATGAGTGAAACAGTAGCGTTTGGAGATGGATTGAATGATATTGAAATGCTGCAAGCTGTTGGTATGGGGATAGCTATGGAAAATGGGCGTGTAGAATTAAAAAAAATTGCAAATGCTATTACAGCCTCTCCAGAAAATGATGGCATTTTAAAAGGTCTGCAAAGTTTGGATTTATTGCCTTAA
- the metG gene encoding methionine--tRNA ligase: MTEKKTFYITTPIYYPSGKLHIGNAYSTIACDVMARYKRMQDFDVFYLTGSDEHGQKIEKKAQELNITPQKYVDQMAEGMQKLWKLLEISNDKFIRTTDPVHEKVVADIFERFLAQGDIYLDEYEGWYSVPDETFYTETQLVDIERDDQGNIVGGKSPDSGHPVELIKEESYFFRMSKYSDRLLTYYNEHPDFIQPESRKNEMINNFIKPGLEDLAVSRTTFTWGVKVPSNPKHVIYVWIDALANYITALGYGTDDTSLFDKFWPGDVHMVGKEIVRFHTIYWPIMLMALDLPLPKKIFGHGWLLMKDGKMSKSKGNVVYPEMLVEQYGLDALRYYLMREVTFGSDGVFTPEDFVSRVNYDLANDLGNLLNRTIAMINKYFDGEVPSYTGNVTDFDAILKETAEKVCVDYQEEMENMQFSSALSHIWVLISRANKYIDETAPWKLAKEADKKTELASVMVHLAETLRISAILLQPFLTHTPKDIFAQLGVEGESAGNWSTVQFGSFPENTTVIKKGTPIFPRLDIDLEVAYIKEQMAGVSGNQEQEVEEETKWDPSETVLSSTKEKQIKYEDFDKVELKVAEVIDCQKVEGADKLLKFRLDAGDEGHRQILSGVAEWYPNPEALIGKKVVIVANLKPRKMRGEISQGMILSAEKDGKLQIVEAPSEAPNGSEVA, encoded by the coding sequence GTGACTGAGAAAAAAACTTTTTATATTACAACACCTATTTACTATCCAAGTGGAAAATTGCACATTGGAAATGCCTATTCAACAATTGCGTGTGATGTTATGGCACGTTACAAAAGAATGCAAGACTTTGACGTTTTCTATTTGACAGGTAGCGATGAGCATGGCCAAAAAATTGAAAAAAAAGCGCAAGAATTGAATATTACACCACAAAAATATGTGGACCAAATGGCTGAAGGTATGCAAAAATTATGGAAACTGTTGGAAATCAGCAATGATAAATTTATCCGAACAACTGACCCCGTACATGAAAAAGTTGTAGCGGATATTTTCGAACGCTTTTTAGCGCAAGGGGATATTTATCTAGATGAATATGAAGGCTGGTATTCGGTTCCAGATGAAACCTTTTATACTGAAACACAACTAGTCGACATTGAACGCGATGACCAAGGAAATATTGTTGGCGGCAAATCACCAGACAGTGGACATCCTGTAGAGTTGATCAAAGAAGAGTCTTATTTCTTTAGAATGAGTAAATACTCAGATCGTTTACTAACTTACTACAATGAACACCCAGATTTTATTCAGCCCGAATCACGTAAAAATGAAATGATCAATAATTTTATCAAACCAGGTTTGGAAGATTTAGCCGTTTCGCGTACAACATTTACTTGGGGCGTTAAAGTACCAAGCAATCCTAAGCACGTTATTTACGTATGGATCGATGCATTAGCAAATTATATTACTGCATTAGGTTACGGTACCGATGATACGTCTTTATTTGATAAATTTTGGCCAGGGGACGTGCACATGGTCGGAAAAGAAATCGTTCGTTTCCATACGATTTATTGGCCAATTATGCTTATGGCATTAGATTTGCCATTGCCTAAAAAAATATTCGGTCACGGCTGGTTATTGATGAAAGACGGTAAGATGTCTAAATCAAAAGGAAATGTTGTCTACCCAGAAATGTTGGTAGAACAGTACGGATTAGATGCTTTGCGCTATTACTTGATGCGTGAAGTGACTTTTGGAAGCGACGGCGTGTTCACACCAGAAGATTTTGTTTCACGTGTGAACTATGATTTAGCTAATGATTTAGGAAATCTATTGAACCGTACGATCGCGATGATCAATAAGTATTTTGACGGAGAAGTTCCAAGTTATACTGGAAACGTTACGGATTTTGATGCGATTCTAAAGGAAACAGCCGAAAAAGTTTGTGTGGATTACCAAGAAGAAATGGAAAACATGCAATTTAGCAGTGCTTTAAGTCATATTTGGGTATTGATCTCACGTGCTAATAAATACATTGATGAAACGGCTCCATGGAAGTTAGCAAAAGAAGCAGATAAGAAAACTGAATTGGCTAGTGTCATGGTCCATCTAGCGGAAACACTTCGTATTTCAGCTATTTTGTTGCAGCCTTTCCTAACTCATACACCTAAAGATATTTTTGCTCAATTAGGGGTCGAGGGAGAATCTGCTGGAAATTGGTCAACGGTCCAATTTGGCTCATTCCCTGAAAACACTACAGTGATCAAAAAGGGTACACCTATTTTTCCACGTTTAGATATTGATTTGGAAGTTGCTTACATTAAAGAGCAAATGGCAGGTGTTTCTGGTAATCAAGAGCAAGAAGTTGAAGAAGAAACAAAATGGGATCCTTCAGAAACGGTTTTAAGTTCAACAAAAGAAAAACAAATTAAATATGAAGATTTTGACAAAGTTGAATTGAAAGTTGCTGAAGTTATTGATTGTCAAAAAGTAGAAGGAGCAGATAAGCTCTTGAAATTCCGTTTGGATGCTGGGGATGAAGGTCATCGTCAGATCCTTTCTGGAGTTGCAGAGTGGTATCCGAATCCAGAAGCTTTGATCGGTAAAAAAGTCGTGATCGTTGCGAACTTAAAACCGCGTAAAATGCGTGGGGAAATCAGTCAAGGAATGATTTTATCAGCTGAAAAAGATGGCAAATTACAAATTGTTGAAGCACCAAGTGAGGCTCCAAACGGATCTGAAGTTGCTTAA
- a CDS encoding TatD family hydrolase → MLFDTHTHINAAEFDNEIPETVQRAIENDVTRMAVVGFDTETIKKTLALSKEYQEVYSIIGWHPTESYLYTEEIEEKLYQQLQLPKVVAMGEMGLDYHWDTSPKDVQKDVFHRQIQIAKELKMPISIHMRDSIEDTYELMKKEHVEDIGGIMHSFSGDALWMERFLDLGMHISVSGVITFKNAPEVREVAKTAPFDKLLIETDAPYLAPMPFRGKRNEPAYVKYVAEEVAKQRGVSYEEVAKQTMQNANRLFRLV, encoded by the coding sequence ATGTTATTTGATACGCATACGCATATTAATGCAGCAGAATTTGATAATGAGATTCCAGAAACCGTGCAACGTGCAATCGAAAATGACGTTACTAGAATGGCCGTTGTTGGATTTGACACTGAAACGATAAAAAAAACCTTAGCCTTAAGCAAAGAATATCAAGAAGTTTACAGTATTATTGGTTGGCATCCTACTGAAAGCTATTTGTACACTGAAGAAATTGAAGAAAAGTTGTATCAGCAATTGCAATTACCAAAAGTTGTGGCAATGGGCGAAATGGGTTTAGACTACCATTGGGATACTTCTCCAAAAGATGTCCAAAAGGATGTTTTTCATAGACAGATCCAAATCGCAAAAGAGTTAAAGATGCCTATCAGTATTCATATGAGAGATTCTATTGAAGATACCTATGAGCTGATGAAGAAAGAGCACGTTGAAGATATTGGCGGAATCATGCATAGCTTTAGTGGCGATGCATTATGGATGGAACGTTTTTTAGATTTGGGAATGCATATTTCTGTAAGTGGCGTCATCACTTTTAAGAATGCTCCTGAAGTGAGAGAAGTAGCTAAAACGGCTCCTTTTGATAAATTATTGATTGAAACGGATGCTCCTTACTTGGCACCAATGCCATTCAGAGGCAAACGGAATGAACCGGCATATGTCAAATATGTAGCCGAAGAAGTAGCTAAACAAAGAGGCGTTAGTTATGAAGAAGTAGCTAAACAAACAATGCAAAATGCCAATCGTTTATTTAGGTTAGTTTAA
- the rnmV gene encoding ribonuclease M5 — translation MEKIKEIIVVEGRDDTRRILESVEADTIETKGSAIDEETLKLIEKAYETRGVIVFTDPDFPGEKIRKIISQAVPGVKHAFLTKAETRAKGKGSLGIEHASPEAIRAALSKCYTETIAKESLISQELLMDAGLIMGPNARMRRTKLGEKLNIGYTNGKQLQKRLQMFQISPEEVVTVMQQILEEENDNA, via the coding sequence ATGGAAAAAATAAAAGAAATTATTGTTGTTGAAGGACGCGATGATACAAGACGTATTTTGGAATCAGTTGAAGCAGATACGATTGAAACAAAAGGTTCAGCTATTGATGAAGAAACATTAAAGCTGATAGAAAAAGCGTATGAAACAAGAGGCGTTATAGTCTTTACAGATCCAGATTTTCCTGGTGAAAAAATTCGGAAAATCATTTCCCAAGCCGTTCCAGGAGTGAAACATGCTTTTTTAACAAAAGCTGAGACTAGAGCAAAGGGTAAAGGCAGTTTGGGTATTGAACATGCTTCGCCTGAAGCGATACGTGCAGCGTTATCGAAATGCTACACCGAAACCATAGCTAAAGAGTCGCTCATCTCTCAAGAATTGTTAATGGATGCTGGTTTGATCATGGGACCAAATGCTCGAATGAGACGAACAAAATTGGGTGAGAAACTCAACATAGGTTACACTAATGGAAAGCAACTTCAAAAGAGATTGCAAATGTTTCAAATCTCGCCTGAAGAAGTTGTAACAGTGATGCAACAAATTTTGGAGGAAGAAAATGACAACGCATAA
- the rsmA gene encoding 16S rRNA (adenine(1518)-N(6)/adenine(1519)-N(6))-dimethyltransferase RsmA gives MTTHKDIATPSRTKEIMEKYGFSVKKSLGQNFIVDPNILSNIVAASDIDKNTNVIEVGPGIGALTEHLARASKEVIAFEIDNRLLPVLADTLSPYDNVSIVHSDVLKVNLQQALPEMIDLDEPLVVVANLPYYITTPIIMHFLETPVRIDGLTIMMQKEVAERITAAPGSKAYGSLSIAIQYHMKAEIAFIVPKTVFIPQPNVDSAIIKLTRRATPSVTVKNEKSFFSLVRSAFVQRRKTLWNNLLIRYGKEDSTREKLIKALEVAGIDPKRRGETLSLEEFARLSDAIDEIVLEKD, from the coding sequence ATGACAACGCATAAAGATATAGCAACCCCATCAAGAACCAAAGAAATAATGGAGAAATACGGTTTCTCAGTAAAGAAGAGCTTAGGGCAGAATTTTATTGTGGATCCTAATATTTTAAGTAATATTGTAGCAGCATCAGATATAGATAAGAATACAAATGTTATTGAAGTTGGACCCGGTATCGGAGCACTGACCGAACATCTTGCAAGAGCAAGTAAGGAGGTTATTGCTTTTGAAATAGATAACCGTTTATTGCCAGTTTTAGCAGATACCCTTAGCCCTTATGATAATGTTTCTATTGTCCATAGCGACGTACTTAAGGTCAATTTACAACAAGCGTTACCTGAAATGATTGATTTAGATGAACCTTTAGTCGTGGTGGCTAATTTACCTTACTATATTACAACACCTATTATTATGCATTTCTTGGAGACACCTGTTCGAATCGATGGATTAACGATCATGATGCAAAAAGAAGTAGCTGAACGGATAACAGCTGCTCCAGGAAGCAAAGCCTATGGATCTTTATCTATAGCTATTCAATACCACATGAAAGCAGAAATTGCTTTCATTGTCCCTAAAACAGTCTTTATACCACAGCCAAATGTTGATTCTGCTATCATTAAGCTAACCAGAAGAGCTACACCAAGTGTAACAGTCAAGAATGAAAAATCTTTTTTTTCGCTTGTTCGTTCGGCTTTTGTACAAAGACGTAAAACACTTTGGAATAATTTATTGATCAGATATGGCAAAGAGGATAGCACCAGAGAAAAACTTATCAAAGCCCTAGAAGTGGCAGGTATTGATCCGAAACGTCGTGGCGAAACACTGAGCTTGGAAGAATTTGCTCGTTTATCTGATGCAATTGATGAAATTGTATTAGAAAAAGATTAA
- a CDS encoding Veg family protein, translating into MPSTLADIKESLDDHLGKKIMLTAQAGRKKKTERKGILADTYHSVFVVELDQEENAFERVSYSYTDVLTQSVEIEYIGEENRQLA; encoded by the coding sequence ATGCCAAGTACATTAGCAGACATTAAAGAGAGCTTAGATGATCATTTAGGTAAAAAGATTATGTTGACCGCGCAAGCTGGTCGAAAGAAAAAAACCGAACGTAAAGGTATTTTAGCCGACACTTACCATTCAGTATTTGTGGTTGAGCTAGACCAAGAAGAAAATGCATTTGAACGTGTTTCATATAGTTACACAGATGTTTTAACTCAATCCGTAGAAATTGAATATATTGGTGAAGAAAATCGTCAATTAGCTTAA